The Oncorhynchus tshawytscha isolate Ot180627B linkage group LG05, Otsh_v2.0, whole genome shotgun sequence genome includes a window with the following:
- the magoh gene encoding protein mago nashi homolog has translation MSTTDFYLRYYVGHKGKFGHEFLEFEFRPDGKLRYANNSNYKNDVMIRKEAYVHKSVMEELKRIIDDSEITKEDDALWPPPDRVGRQELEIVIGDEHISFTTSKIGSLIDVNQSKDPEGLRVFYYLVQDLKCLVFSLIGLHFKIKPI, from the exons ATGTCAACAACTGACTTTTATTTGAGATATTATGTCGGGCACAAGGGCAAGTTTGGACACGAGTTCTTGGAATTTGAGTTTAGACCGGACG GTAAACTGAGGTACGCGAACAACAGCAACTACAAGAATGACGTCATGATCAGAAAAGAG GCCTATGTACACAAGAGTGTGATGGAGGAACTGAAGAGGATCATAGATGACAGTGAGATCACCAAGGAAGATGATGCATTGTGGCCGCCCCCAGACAGAGTGGGCAGACAG GAGCTGGAGATCGTCATTGGCGACGAGCACATTTCCTTCACAACTTCCAAGATCGGTTCCTTGATTGATGTCAACCAGTCAAA GGACCCAGAAGGCCTCCGCGTGTTCTACTACCTGGTTCAGGATTTGAAATGTCTCGTCTTCAGTCTCATTGGACTACACTTCAAGATCAAGCCCATCTAA